In a genomic window of Desulfuromonadales bacterium:
- the msrA gene encoding peptide-methionine (S)-S-oxide reductase MsrA produces MKSKLILSLSILLLPFATNALADKAILAGGCFWCMEADFEKLDGVTDVVSGFTGGTLKDPTYNGNHEGHYEAVEITYDTTRVSYQQLLDYYWVNIDPFDDGGQFCDRGHSYLSAIFVANEAERKISEESKRKVEAMFPGEKVVTPILEASIFYPIKGDESYHQDFYKKSPIRYKAYRWNCGRDQRLKEIWGDKATH; encoded by the coding sequence ATGAAAAGCAAACTGATCCTCTCCCTGTCAATTCTCCTGCTCCCTTTTGCCACGAACGCCCTGGCCGACAAGGCGATTTTGGCCGGAGGATGTTTCTGGTGCATGGAGGCGGACTTTGAAAAGCTGGATGGCGTCACCGACGTGGTCTCGGGATTTACCGGCGGCACGTTGAAAGACCCGACCTACAACGGCAATCATGAGGGGCACTACGAGGCGGTGGAAATCACCTACGACACGACGCGGGTGAGTTACCAGCAGTTGCTCGACTACTACTGGGTGAATATCGACCCATTTGACGACGGCGGGCAGTTCTGTGACCGAGGGCACAGCTACCTGAGTGCCATTTTTGTCGCGAATGAAGCGGAAAGGAAGATTTCCGAGGAGTCCAAAAGGAAGGTCGAGGCGATGTTCCCGGGGGAAAAGGTAGTCACCCCCATCCTGGAGGCGTCAATCTTCTATCCGATCAAGGGGGACGAGAGCTACCATCAGGATTTTTACAAGAAGAGCCCCATTCGCTACAAGGCGTATCGCTGGAATTGTGGGCGGGATCAACGGTTGAAGGAGATTTGGGGGGATAAGGCGACGCATTGA